The DNA segment CGGGATGTTCTCGCTGTCCTCTCCTCGTAGGTGTGCACCCCCGAGGGGCTCCGGTGCCCACCGGGTAAGAATCCACTCGTTCATACCGTCGGACTCAAGGACGGCCAATCCGGTGTTGTCGGCCCACATCCGTTCAGTGTCATCAACCCCAAACCCGGCACGAAGCGCAAGAAAAACGCGCATGGACGCTCCGTGGGTGACCACGGCGACCGGACCGCGTCCCCGCTGCTCCACTGCGAGACGTCAGTGCGGCTGAGTAGGTGTCTAGGAACGTGTTGCCGGTGACACCGCCAGGAATCTTGAAGGAAAGGTCTCGATTCATCCACCGCAGCATGCACTCGACATAGCGTTGGGTGGCTTCATCATCGGCACGCATCTCCAGGTCTCCGCCGCTGATCTCAACGAGGCCAGGGTGAATCAGTGTCTCGAGCCCCAAATGCTGCGCCAAGATCTCTGCGGTGGACCTGGCTCGAAGGAGTGGCGAGCTATAGACCGCTGCTAGCCCCTCGTGCATCAGTGCCGGCCCGAGGGCCGAGGCCTGAGCGATTCCCAGAGCCGTAAGGGGCGCGCCCGGAGGGACCGTGTCGATAGCCCCGGTGAGATTTGACGGGGTCTGGCCATGTCTTATCAAAAGCATCTTCATGCCGAAAGTCTAGACCTTAACAATTGGCATTGCGTATGGCGTTCAAGCCAAGGCACGATCCCCCCGCGTAGTTGAACCAGTTCCAACTACGTCAGTTGGTTGACTGGTAAGTGCGGAGTTGATAGCCCGGGATCAGCCC comes from the bacterium genome and includes:
- a CDS encoding histidine phosphatase family protein produces the protein MKMLLIRHGQTPSNLTGAIDTVPPGAPLTALGIAQASALGPALMHEGLAAVYSSPLLRARSTAEILAQHLGLETLIHPGLVEISGGDLEMRADDEATQRYVECMLRWMNRDLSFKIPGGVTGNTFLDTYSAALTSRSGAAGTRSGRRGHPRSVHARFSCASCRVWG